A genomic stretch from Oreochromis aureus strain Israel breed Guangdong linkage group 17, ZZ_aureus, whole genome shotgun sequence includes:
- the LOC116322646 gene encoding receptor-type tyrosine-protein phosphatase C-like, producing MTTWNLKQFMRTDKLLDHVIKKLTDQERHHGAAKSVTINSLLFGEETTNSSPPRTTANATVVSPSVNSAATSATRASPANTSNETSLTPTPPSSSSDSQASPTDTTVTAPTAATETTPEPPKCSYTVTPIEFGLQINLMNFTPGEYNISIIEGGRRVINKTVINQSGQHNIQHLKPCTEYEHEVTFIHSDGNKTLQCTCNGNKTKTKEMSETDITVQSSINGCVCYQSNWDISSSISAPNVTSADQCSSDGKSFCVEHGDVCSDFETTFTSGNCPSLSITTNIIVDLYNSSESKLSGPTGLPAKIDPMSPTISECKNITVNYTCSEKDKPDEVNKLLSELEPFTEYICTGLILNNNIRTNRTTPPVHLNTDCDLTINMEKETTNTSINLSWKTTSKNCDSVLHTRYNLSYDCSCSPSEKTRITELQPDGGTCDITGLKAFTDYKCGVQPKYNGRTVSNKKEVTLKTDPGVPDGPSKVTVTVPENNVIKVECSHRGNIRGPIEKRRFIARLHPGGENKPQNKTECKFEFKDLSYSTDYTVEVTVFNGYFESKPGRETAHTRYNDKAVIGFLIFLISAALLLVACVCYRKLRKRRSDVDENLASEAIYMNTRPPGWHHKEAQ from the exons ACAA ACTCCTCACCTCCACGCACAACCGCAAATGCTACAGTAGTTAGTCCATCAGTGAATTCAGCTGCCACGTCTG CAACCAGAGCTTCTCCTGCAAACACCTCAAATGAGACCTCACTCACACCCACTCCACCCAGCAGCTCATCTGACTCTCAGGCCTCACCTACAGACACCACAGTGACAGCTCCCACTGCAG CCACCGAGACGACTCCTGAGCCTCCAAAGT GTTCCTACACTGTCACACCCATCGAGTTTGGACTGCAGATTAACCTGATGAACTTCACCCCTGGTGAATACAACATTAGTATTATTGAAGGAGGTCGACGAGTGATTAACAAGACGGTCATTAATCAGTCTGGTCAACACAACATCCAACACCTGAAGCCCTGCACTGAATATGAGCATGAAGTTACATTTATTCACAGTGATGGCAATAAAACACTCCAGTGTACCTGCAAtggaaataaaactaaaacaaaagaaatga gtgagacAGACATTACAGTGCAAAGCAGCATAAATGGATGTGTTTGTTACCAGAGTAACTGGGACATCAGCTCTTCAATATCAGCACCAAATGTAACTTCAGCTGATCAGTGCAGCAGTGACGGTAAAAGCTTCTGTGTCGAACACGGAGACGTTTGCTCTGATTTTGAAACAACCTTCACTTCAGGAAACTGTCCTTCACTTAGCATCACCACAAACATCATTGTTG ATTTATATAATTCAAGTGAAAGTAAACTGAGTGGTCCCACTGGACTTCCTGCAAAAATTGATCCAATGTCACCAACTATATCAGAGTGTAAAAATATCACAGTTAATTACACTTGTTCAG aaaaagacaaacctGATGAGGTGAACAAACTGCTGTCTGAGCTGGAGCCCTTCACAGAATACATCTGTACTGGTCTGATcttaaacaacaacatcaggacCAATAGGACAACTCCACCCGTCCACCTTAACACTGACTGTG ATCTTACAATAAACATGGAGAAGGAAACAACCAATACTTCCATTAATCTGAGCTGGAAAACAACCAGTAAGAACTGTGACAGTGTCCTTCATACACGTTACAATCTCTCATATGACTGCAGTTGTTCTCCCAGTGAGAAAACAA GAATCACAGAGCTTCAGCCTGATGGAGGAACGTGTGATATTACTGGACTCAAAGCATTCACTGATTATAAATGTGGAGTCCAACCCAAATACAACGGCAGGACAGTTTCCAATAAAAAGGAAGTTACACTAAAAACTGACCCTGGAG TACCCGACGGGCCCTCTAAAGTGACTGTGACTGTGCCAGAGAATAATGTGATTAAAGTAGAGTGTTCCCATAGAGGCAACATTAGAGGGCCAATAGAAAAAAGAAGATTCATAGCACGTCTTCATCCTGGTGgtgaaaacaaaccacagaaTAAAACAGAGTGTAAGTTTGAATTCAAAGATCTGAGCTACTCTACAGACTACACAGTGGAG GTGACTGTTTTCAACGGATACTTTGAAAGCAAACCCGGCAGAGAAACTGCTCACACTCGCT ACAATGACAAAGCTGTCATTGGTTTTTTGATCTTCCTCATATCCGCCGCTCTGCTTCTGGTGGCCTGCGTGTGCTACAGGAAGCTCAGAAAGCGTAGGAG TGACGTGGATGAAAATCTGGCCTCAGAAGCAA TTTACATGAACACACGACCTCCTGGGTGGCATCATAAAGAAGCTCAGTAA